A stretch of Panthera uncia isolate 11264 chromosome A1 unlocalized genomic scaffold, Puncia_PCG_1.0 HiC_scaffold_16, whole genome shotgun sequence DNA encodes these proteins:
- the POGLUT2 gene encoding protein O-glucosyltransferase 2 translates to MFSILLLYYFFLGTVPALAETGGERRLSPEKSEVWGPGLKAAVVLPARYFYIQAVDTSGNKFTSSPGEKVFQIKISAPEEQFTRVGVQVLDRKDGSFIVRYRMYASYQNLKVEVKFQGQHVAKSPYILKGPVYHENCDCPLEDSAAWLQEMNCPETITQIQKDLAHFPTVDPEKIAAEIPKRFGQRQSLCHYTLKDNKVYIKTHGEHVGFRIFMDAILLSLTRKVKMPDVEFFVNLGDWPLEKKKSTSHIHPIFSWCGSTDSKDIVMPTYDLTDSVLETMGRVSLDMMSVQANTGPPWESKNSTAVWRGRDSRKERLELVKLSRKHPELIDAAFTNFFFFKHDESLYGPIVKHISFFDFFKHKYQINVDGTVAAYRLPYLLVGDSVVLKQDSIYYEHFYNELQPWKHYIPVKSNLSDLLEKLKWAKDHDEEAKKIAKAGQEFARNNLMGDDIFCYYFKLFQEYANLQVSEPQIREGMQRVEAQTEDDLFPCTCHRRQTKDEL, encoded by the exons ATGTTTAGCATTTTGCTGCTTTACTACTTCTTTCTGGGGACAGTGCCAGCACTTGCCGAGACCGGCGGAGAGAGGCGACTGAGTCCGGAGAAGAGCGAAGTATGGGGACCCGGGCTGAAGGCAGCTGTCGTGCTTCCCGCTCGCTATTTCTACATTCAGGCGGTGGATACATCAGGAAATAA GTTCACATCTTCTCCAGGTGAAAAGGTGTTCCAGATTAAAATCTCAGCACCAGAAGAGCAGTTCACTAGAGTTGGAGTCCAGGTTTTAGACCGGAAGGATGGATCCTTCATAGTAAGATACAGAATGTATGCAAGCTACCAAAACCTGAAGGTAGAAGTTAAATTCCAAGGTCAACATGTTGCCAaatctccatatattttaaaag GGCCAGTTTACCATGAAAACTGTGATTGTCCTTTGGAAGATAGTGCAGCCTGGTTGCAGGAGATGAACTGCCCGGAGACCATAACTCAGATTCAGAAAGATCTGGCACATTTTCCTACGGTCGATCCAGAAAAGATTGCAGCAGAAATCCCAAAAAGATTTGGACAAAGACAAAGCTTGTGTCATTATACCTTGAAGGACAACAAG GTTTACATCAAGACTCACGGTGAACATGTAGGCTTTAGAATTTTCATGGATGCCATACTACTTTCTCTGACTAGaaaa GTGAAGATGCCGGATGTGGAGTTTTTCGTTAATCTGGGAGACTGgcctttggaaaaaaagaaatccacctCGCACATCCATCCAATCTTTTCCTGGTGTGGCTCCACGGATTCCAAGGATATCGTGATGCCTACCTACGACCTGACTGACTCTGTTCTAGAAACCATGGGCCG AGTAAGTCTGGATATGATGTCTGTGCAAGCTAACACAGGTCCTCCCTGGGAAAGCAAGAACTCCACTGCTGTCTGGAGAGGGCGAGACAGTCGCAAAGAGAGACTGGAACTGGTTAAGCTCAGCAGGAAACACCCAGAACTTATAGACGCTGCCTTCACcaacttcttcttctttaaacatGATGAAAGCCTATATGGTCCTATCGtgaaacacatttcattttttgatttcttcaag cACAAGTACCAAATAAACGTTGATGGCACTGTCGCAGCGTATCGCCTGCCGTACCTCCTCGTCGGTGACAGTGTTGTGCTGAAGCAGGACTCCATCTACTACGAGCACTTTTACAATGAGCTGCAGCCATGGAAGCACTACATTCCAGTGAAAAGCAACCTGAGCGATCTCCTGGAAAAacttaaatgggcaaaagatcatGATGAAGAG GCAAAGAAGATAGCAAAAGCAGGACAGGAATTTGCAAGAAATAATCTCATGGGCGATGacatattctgttattattttaaacttttccag